One window of the Podospora pseudocomata strain CBS 415.72m chromosome 7, whole genome shotgun sequence genome contains the following:
- a CDS encoding hypothetical protein (EggNog:ENOG503P2XA): MAPTKDTVKVASDFEKIIQDGRARKKNEALAAKIFSTGRRSSTSGSNGSAPKVAAPGGTLASRAGVKKQPPKGPRHSTGNINGEWTHDLHTQPPKGPKAMNGNTSSLATRITNPNAPPSHAPTGPRAKRRAAQIANGLERSGFQVQPPSGPKPPSGPKQKQKPIPTGPSANNNAFNKGLSIRGLAGPYVVMAQNFAPGTTAADIESAMTPVGGIITSCRILKQSPIVIAEIIFESKEGADNAIAMFDKQTADGRVLSVYHKVPNVRAPHTSSQNNRNSGYDEDDSVVDGRWGFEEPMQVDSNGSSSGGNGKPPPTGPSLYSDSLVSKANTNRWGRGFRR, from the exons ATGGCTCCCACCAAGGATACTGTCAAAGTCGCAAGCGACTTTGAAAAAATCATTCAGGACG GTCGCGCCAGAAAGAAGAACGAGGCGCTCGCTGCCAAAATCTTTAGTACAGGTCGTCGCTCGAGCACTTCCGGTTCGAATGGCAGTGCTCCCAAGGTCGCCGCACCTGGCGGGACTCTCGCCAGCCGTGCTGGTGTGAAGAAG CAACCTCCCAAGGGCCCCCGGCATAGTACCGGCAACATCAACGGTGAATGGACTCACGATCTCCACACCCAACCTCCGAAAGGGCCCAAGGCCATGAACGGCAATACCTCCTCTCTCGCCACCCGCATCACGAACCCCAATGCGCCCCCATCACACGCACCCACCGGCCCCCGTGCGAAACGTCGCGCCGCGCAGATAGCGAATGGCTTGGAAAGATCGGGATTTCAGGTCCAGCCACCCTCAGGCCCCAAGCCACCCTCAGGTCCCAAGCAAAAGCAGAAGCCGATTCCCACTGGTCCCTctgccaacaacaacgcatTCAACAAAGGCCTCAGCATCCGTGGTCTTGCTGGGCCCTATGTCGTCATGGCCCAAAACTTCGCCCCAGGCACTACCGCGGCCGATATCGAGTCTGCCATGACCCCTGTTGGTGGAATTATTACATCGTGCCGGATACTCAAACAGAGCCCGATCGTCATCGCCGAAATCATCTTCGAAAGCAAGGAGGGTGCCGATAATGCTATTGCCATGTTCGACAAACAAACAGCCGATGGGAGGGTTCTGAGCGTTTACCACAAAGTGCCGAATGTTCGCGCCCCTCACACCAGCAGTCAGAATAACCGAAACAGCGGTTACGATGAGGACGATAGCGTTGTCGACGGTAGGTGGGGGTTTGAAGAGCCCATGCAGGTTGACTCTAATGGATCATCCTCTGGTGGCAACGGCAAGCCACCTCCTACTGGACCGAGCCTGTACTCTGATAGCTTGGTTAGTaaggccaacaccaaccgaTGGGGCAGGGGTTTCAGAAGATGA
- a CDS encoding hypothetical protein (EggNog:ENOG503Q4WQ; COG:S), translating to MFVCRSCIINMGGMRPPILLESRLLRPLQLAIRNPSSARRKYSIHKSLAEAYGVNRRDLEKGLEQVKGWIGVDVPAEMVLDQNEIRAALGEDGRRNGPYVREKEKQALRRPKKLKMREAMRSNAEWETSSEPPQSSVLTTEDIEEALKQAQESEEPKVASTPEESFRNSYPSNKELTDTGSEELPSQQLLKVKKVAKKHLQYLKDPLHIGNHVKKALAAGNWDEALMMTRMASVDTKVEVSWNHLIDYQLDKGRLQAAIKTFNEMKKRGQRPNARTYTVLFRGCAASAHPKTAVAEATKIYRSMLSKHQVGGMTLEPTTIHMNAVLDVCGRANDLDSMFQILETANNGLRSPDSITFTIVLNALRFEVKSHTYKFSEFSDAQIRRNVEQSIQKARVVWEDVVARWRSGRLIMDEQLVLAMSQVLLPGDKKEKGSIFDLLKQTMLLPVPDSISRKLRRATQAREQRAAEQAAREQEEEGLEEEEVDEVGKAPPPPALRAGLARTGPAATIQYANPGRQTLTLVMEVLSDLKQTAIAPKYWEYMTEMLEIEPDHINYNTYLKCLRVGHASGEVAKIIASYPPSMLNRVTFRLGMNSCVNDRNNTNVFDNGTKIIDIMLKELKKPDLLTMRLYLHLARIAKTKFRKQDIETRYQYGEQISNTILRLFPVLNTHARTLAWSEEPTKSPLEALEANKEEVKEAMATARHMISAIDVACHERLVRPAVAKQLMGKRRSLSIMIEGFLERLYPERRAGRQNPSPDLKDEDWVKNASTDEITEDVKENWRWE from the coding sequence ATGTTCGTCTGTCGATCATGCATCATCAACATGGGCGGGATGCGCCCCCCAATACTGCTCGAATCAAGGCTCTTGCGCCCTCTGCAACTAGCCATCCGCAACCCCAGTTCTGCCCGCCGCAAATATTCAATACACAAGTCCCTCGCCGAAGCGTATGGCGTCAATCGAAGAGACCTGGAAAAAGGGTTGGAGCAGGTCAAGGGCTGGATAGGGGTGGATGTGCCAGCAGAGATGGTTCTTGACCAGAACGAGATCCGAGCAGCGTTAGGAGAGGATGGCAGGCGGAACGGGCCCTACGTgcgagaaaaagagaagcaGGCTCTCCGACGACCGAAGAAGCTCAAAATGCGGGAGGCCATGAGATCCAATGCCGAATGGGAAACGAGTTCCGAACCGCCTCAGTCCAGCGTTCTTACAACCGAGGATATTGAGGAGGCGTTGAAGCAGGCGCAAGAATCAGAGGAACCAAAAGTTGCCAGTACGCCCGAGGAATCATTCCGAAATTCGTACCCGAGCAACAAGGAGCTCACGGATACTGGATCTGAAGAATTGCCCAGTCAACAATTGCTCAAGGTTAAAAAGGTCGCCAAGAAGCATCTCCAGTACCTCAAAGACCCCCTTCACATCGGCAACCACGTCAAGAAAGCACTCGCTGCCGGCAACTGGGACGAGGCCCTCATGATGACCCGTATGGCCTCGGTGGATACCAAGGTTGAGGTGTCCTGGAACCACCTGATCGACTATCAACTGGACAAGGGGCGCCTCCAGGCTGCCATCAAGACTTTCAATGAAATGAAAAAGCGAGGACAAAGGCCAAACGCAAGAACATACACTGTTCTTTTCAGAGGCTGTGCTGCCTCGGCGCATCCCAAGACAGCAGTGGCCGAAGCCACAAAGATCTACCGCTCCATGCTCAGCAAACACCAAGTCGGAGGCATGACACTCGAGCCGACAACCATTCACATGAATGCGGTCCTTGACGTCTGCGGGCGAGCAAACGATCTCGACAGCATGTTTCAAATTCTTGAAACCGCCAATAACGGTTTGAGAAGCCCCGACTCGATCACGTTTACCATCGTGTTGAACGCCCTGAGATTCGAGGTCAAATCACACACATACAAGTTTTCCGAGTTTTCGGATGCCCAGATCAGACGAAATGTGGAGCAGTCCATCCAGAAAGCGAGAGTAGTCTGGGAGGACGTGGTGGCGAGATGGAGAAGCGGCAGGCTCATCATGGATGAGCAGCTGGTGTTGGCCATGAGCCAAGTTTTGTTGCCGggtgacaagaaggagaaggggagcaTTTTTGATCTCTTGAAACAGACCATGTTGCTCCCGGTGCCAGATTCCATCAGCAGGAAGCTTCGTCGGGCAACACAAGCGCGAGAGCAAAGGGCGGCAGAGCAAGCAGCACgggagcaagaggaggagggtttggaggaagaagaggttgacgaAGTTGGAAaggcccctcccccgcccgcCTTGAGGGCAGGTCTTGCCAGGACAGGACCGGCTGCCACGATTCAATACGCCAACCCGGGACGACAAACGTTGACATTGGTCATGGAGGTTCTTTCTGATCTGAAGCAGACAGCGATTGCGCCAAAGTACTGGGAGTATATGACTGAGATGCTCGAGATCGAGCCCGATCACATCAACTACAACACATACCTCAAGTGCTTGCGAGTTGGTCATGCATCAGGTGAGGTGGCCAAAATCATTGCCTCTTACCCTCCGAGTATGCTCAACCGAGTGACTTTCCGTCTCGGTATGAACTCGTGCGTCAACGACCGgaacaacaccaacgtcTTTGACAACGGAACGAAAATCATCGACATCATGCTcaaggagctgaagaagcccGATCTTTTGACCATGCGTCTGTACCTGCACTTGGCGCGTATCGCCAAGACCAAGTTCCGAAAGCAGGATATTGAGACCAGATATCAGTACGGAGAGCAGATTagcaacaccatcctccgGCTTTTCCCAGTGTTGAACACACACGCGAGGACCCTGGCCTGGTCGGAGGAGCCGACAAAGTCTCCGCTGGAAGCGCTCGAAGCCAACAAGGAAGAGGTAAAGGAGGCGATGGCTACTGCACGGCATATGATCTCGGCCATTGATGTGGCTTGTCATGAGAGGCTTGTGAGACCGGCGGTGGCGAAGCAGCTtatggggaagaggaggagtctCAGTATTATGATTGAAGGGTTTTTGGAGAGGTTATATCCAGAGAGGCGAGCAGGGCGGCAGAACCCAAGCCCAGATCTGAAGGATGAAGACTGGGTAAAGAATGCGAGTACTGATGAGATCACGGAGGATGTAAAGGAGAATTGGAGGTGGGAATAA
- the YAK1 gene encoding dual specificity protein kinase yak1 (COG:T; EggNog:ENOG503NTYA) gives MEQWQSYTEPTSAGGSRRYNGSSQMSPREYSSNGQPAAQPPAGFKYDQYQGGLNPQQQQQQQQQQQQVQQASSSSSPMTSPQIRDGNGDVAMQDAHDGYSGVNSSVKYPLRPHHSHHLSGGRAANLQQEPSTAAQRYSPMEVLSPTSPYKSTGGSQYAQPQQRQSPTRSSDYAPQNPYYNSSRQTASQLPPLNPYSSIPDNYSPSNNISAMDGSYMDPKSPKRVPQQAMQLHDKGPVPEFRKIRGPSDLKPKISAQPPFRRANPEGGFISPLQALTAHLPATYQICNPSFKYSSARNPRRVLTKPSKGVKNDGFDNEDSDYILYVNDILGSEEAGHKNRYLILDVLGQGTFGQVVKCQNLKTQEVVAVKVIKNRTAYFNQSMMEVSVLDLLNTKLDKNDDHHLLRLKDTFIHRQHLCLVFELLSVNLYELIKQNQFRGLSTTLVRVFAQQLLNGLTLLNKARLIHCDLKPENILLKNLESPIIKIIDFGSACDERQTVYTYIQSRFYRSPEVLLGLPYSSAIDMWSLGCIVVELFLGLPLFPGSSEYNQVSRIVEMLGNPPNWMIEVGKQAGDFFEKRQDDFGRRTYHLKSMEQYSREHNTKEQPSKKYFQANTLPEIIKSYPMPRKNMKQSEIDREMNNRIAFIDFVRGLLTINPLERWSPQQAKLHPFITQQKYTGQFVPPMNLKSSALNRSPAPGTTQQIQAEALSKQRAQQAQAQAQASSAAQGAYGSMGAPQYQQPVHPQQPPLYSNNTMYSPSGSHTGAPPAYASQPSGYGQMGVQQPPAQMPPANYAAGGIPQANMYSQQNRQQQQPRPRASTMEQQQSGIPAAIQRVASHLDPSQPIRLQPSPAYYPPPPDGLVGMDQGGPSTRTGRRGSRAQQPGRNFIRNLEERTLEEGFMGNNQSPWH, from the exons gcaggcatcttcatcgtcttcgCCCATGACCAGTCCCCAGATTCGCGACGGCAACGGAGACGTCGCCATGCAGGATGCCCATGATGGCTACTCCGGCGTCAATTCCAGCGTCAAGTATCCCCTGCGCCCCCAtcattcccaccacctctctgGTGGACGAGCCGCGAACTTGCAGCAAGAGCCCTCGACCGCTGCGCAACGATACTCACCCATGGAAGTCTTGTCTCCTACATCACCATACAAGTCAACTGGAGGTAGCCAGTATGCGCAGCCCCAGCAACGACAGTCGCCGACCCGGTCGTCGGACTATGCCCCGCAGAACCCGTACTATAACAGTAGTCGCCAAACCGCCTCCCAGCTACCTCCTTTAAACCCCTACTCCTCCATTCCAGACAACTACTCGCCGTCGAATAACATCTCGGCCATGGACGGTTCTTACATGGATCCCAAGTCTCCCAAGCGTGTCCCCCAACAAGCCATGCAATTGCACGACAAGGGCCCGGTGCCCGAGTTCAGGAAGATCCGAGGGCCATCTGACCTGAAGCCCAAGATCAGCGCACAGCCGCCGTTCCGGAGAGCCAACCCTGAGGGAGGCTTCATCAGT CCTCTCCAAGCTCTCACGGCGCACCTTCCAGCCACGTACCAGATTTGCAATCCCAGTTTCAAGTACTCTTCGGCACGGAATCCCCGCCGTGTCCTGACGAAACCGAGCAAGGGTGTGAAGAACGATGGGTTTGATAACGAGGATAGTGACTATATCCTCTATGTCAACGATATCCTGGGCTCTGAGGAAGCCGGGCACAA GAACCGTTACTTGATTTTGGATGTTCTTGGCCAAGGTACTTTCGGCCAGGTTGTCAAGTGCCAAAACCTCAAGACCCAAGAGGTCGTGGCTGTCAAGGTGATCAAGAACCGGACCGCCTACTTCAACCAAAGTATGATGGAGGTGTCTGTGCTTGACTTG ctcaacaccaagctcgacaagaacGACGATCATCATCTGCTCCGGCTCAAGGATACATTCATTCACAGGCAGCATCTGTGCTTGGTCTTCGAGCTGTTGAGCGTCAACTTGTACGAGCTCATCAAACAGAACCAGTTCCGCGGGTTGAGCACGACGCTGGTCCGAGTCTTTGCCCAGCAGCTGCTTAACGGGCTTACGCTGCTCAACAAGGCGCGGCTGATTCATTGCGATCTCAAACCCGAAAACATCCTGCTGAAAAACCTCGAGAGCCCGATTATCAAGATTATTGACTTTGGCTCCGCCTGCGACGAGCGTCAGACTGTGTACACGTACATCCAGTCGCGTTTCTACCGATCACCCGAAGTTCTACTAGGCTTACCATATTCGTCAGCAATCGATATGTGGTCGCTGGGGTGCATCGTGGTCGAGCTGTTCCTGGGTCTACCCTTGTTCCCAGGATCCTCCGAGTACAACCAGGTTTCGCGGATCGTTGAGATGCTTGGAAATCCACCAAACTGGATGATCGAGGTGGGCAAACAAGCTGGTGATTTCTTCGAGAAGAGACAGGATGATTTTGGCAGGCGGACATATCACCTGAAGAGCATGGAGCAGTATTCCCGGGAGCACAACACCAAGGAGCAGCCCAGCAAGAAGTATTTCCAGGCGAACACGCTGCCTGAGATTATCAAGTCGTATCCAATGCCCCGAAAGAACATGAAGCAGTCGGAGATTGATAGAG AGATGAATAACCGCATCGCGTTCATCGACTTTGTCAGGGGCCTCTTGACGATCAACCCACTCGAGAGATGGTCGCCACAGCAAGCGAAACTGCACCCTTTCATCACCCAACAAAAGTATACCGGCCAGTTTGTGCCGCCAATGAACCTCAAGTCTAGCGCCCTGAACAGATCGCCTGCCCCAGGCACGACGCAGCAGATTCAGGCCGAAGCTCTGAGCAAGCAGAGGGCACAGCAAGCGCAGGCTCAGGCTCAGGCCAGCTCGGCGGCGCAGGGAGCATACGGGTCTATGGGTGCACCGCAGTATCAACAACCAGTGCATCCACAGCAACCACCTTTGtactccaacaacaccatgtATTCTCCTAGCGGGTCACATACCGGCGCGCCACCTGCATATGCCAGCCAACCGAGCGGGTACGGCCAGATGGGCGTACAACAACCGCCTGCCCAAATGCCGCCAGCAAACTATGCTGCCGGCGGTATTCCACAGGCCAATATGTATTCGCAGCAAAACcgtcagcaacaacaacccagacCGCGTGCCTCGACCATGGAGCAGCAACAAAGCGGTATTCCCGCTGCCATTCAAAGGGTGGCCAGCCACCTCGACCCAAGCCAGCCGATTCGATTACAGCCAAGTCCTGCCTAttatccaccacctcctgaTGGCTTGGTGGGCATGGACCAGGGCGGGCCATCGACCAGGACAGGCAGAAGAGGCAGTCGCGCCCAGCAGCCAGGACGCAACTTCATCCGCAACCTGGAGGAGCGAACACTCGAGGAAGGGTTCATGGGGAATAACCAGAGCCCCTGGCACTGA